Proteins encoded by one window of uncultured Bacteroides sp.:
- a CDS encoding phosphatase codes for MNIVLDIHTHTIVSGHAFSSLQEMAQTAASKGIQLLGITEHGPNIPGTCDPIYFRNLWTIPRQMYGVELMLGAELNILDYEGHVDLDEDYWKRMDICIAGLHSLCYTPGTIEQNTSAVIGAIRNPYVKIITHPGDGTAELNYKPIVLAAKEHHTLLEINNSSLEPYREKASAPENFRKILQLCKKHSQPVILGSDAHISFAIANYELIYPMLAAVEFPEELILNDKLEAFKTYIAQ; via the coding sequence ATGAATATAGTTTTAGATATACATACACACACCATAGTCAGTGGGCACGCATTCAGCAGTTTGCAGGAAATGGCACAAACAGCAGCAAGTAAAGGTATCCAATTATTAGGCATTACAGAACATGGGCCCAATATACCAGGAACCTGCGATCCTATTTATTTTCGGAATCTCTGGACTATTCCACGCCAGATGTATGGCGTAGAGCTGATGCTAGGTGCGGAACTAAACATCCTGGATTATGAGGGACACGTAGATCTGGATGAGGATTACTGGAAACGGATGGACATCTGTATCGCAGGACTACATTCACTTTGCTACACTCCAGGGACGATAGAACAGAACACATCGGCAGTAATAGGAGCTATAAGGAATCCTTATGTGAAAATCATAACACATCCCGGCGACGGGACAGCAGAGCTAAATTATAAACCGATAGTGCTGGCAGCCAAAGAACACCACACATTACTTGAAATAAATAACAGCTCCTTAGAGCCCTACCGCGAGAAAGCATCTGCTCCAGAGAATTTCAGGAAAATTCTGCAACTTTGCAAAAAACACAGTCAACCTGTAATTTTGGGCAGCGATGCACATATCTCGTTCGCCATTGCCAATTACGAACTGATTTATCCAATGCTGGCCGCGGTTGAATTTCCGGAAGAATTAATACTGAACGATAAACTGGAGGCCTTTAAAACTTATATAGCACAATA
- a CDS encoding histidine kinase yields MYNLQNNRKQVFFHAVYWVSIVLFFTFSWGTRYNNYWVCFYNEVVFLPIRMGVVYFGLYYVIPELLLKRKYFRFAVAFVAMMMVGSIMQRALVYYSSIPLLGFRNPDISFFDTTELLHYVISINAVMIIPFAVKLYSYSLEKENRILSLSHEKSQAELQFLRSQIQPHFFFNVLNDLYAMALKHSEKTPEMIMKLSDLMRYVLHESTAESVPVEKELNYIRNYIDLEKLRYGSRFSVDLQVKGETKNCQIAPLLLFPFVENAFKHSTTNETNGAWISIELTVNADEVCLLVSNSFDPDAKRESNMSSGIGIKNVRDRLDILYPGRYVFDTKVIDQSYVSSLKIQLS; encoded by the coding sequence ATGTATAACCTTCAAAATAACCGGAAACAAGTATTCTTCCATGCTGTATATTGGGTGAGCATTGTTTTGTTTTTTACCTTCTCGTGGGGAACGCGCTATAATAACTACTGGGTCTGTTTTTATAATGAAGTGGTGTTTTTACCAATCAGAATGGGAGTTGTATACTTTGGATTATATTATGTTATTCCAGAGTTGCTGCTTAAAAGAAAATACTTCCGCTTTGCTGTGGCATTTGTAGCGATGATGATGGTGGGCAGTATAATGCAGCGAGCATTAGTCTATTACTCTTCCATTCCTTTACTTGGATTCCGAAATCCGGATATCTCATTCTTTGATACAACTGAACTTTTACATTATGTAATCAGTATAAATGCTGTGATGATTATTCCTTTTGCTGTAAAACTTTACAGCTATTCGCTTGAAAAGGAGAACCGTATCCTTTCTTTATCGCACGAAAAGTCTCAGGCTGAATTACAGTTCTTACGTAGCCAGATTCAGCCACATTTCTTTTTTAATGTGCTGAATGATCTTTATGCAATGGCCTTAAAGCATTCGGAAAAGACGCCGGAGATGATAATGAAACTGTCCGACCTGATGCGTTATGTGCTTCATGAATCAACAGCTGAGAGTGTTCCGGTAGAGAAAGAGCTGAATTATATCCGCAATTATATTGATCTTGAGAAACTCAGATACGGTAGCCGCTTTTCTGTTGATTTACAAGTGAAAGGGGAGACTAAGAACTGTCAGATTGCACCGCTGTTATTGTTCCCTTTTGTGGAGAATGCTTTCAAACATTCAACGACCAATGAAACAAATGGTGCCTGGATTTCTATTGAGCTGACGGTAAATGCAGACGAGGTGTGTTTACTGGTTTCTAATTCTTTTGATCCGGATGCGAAAAGAGAAAGTAATATGTCGTCGGGCATCGGAATTAAGAATGTACGTGATCGTCTGGACATTTTATATCCCGGAAGATATGTGTTTGACACAAAGGTTATTGATCAAAGTTATGTTAGTTCCTTAAAAATTCAATTGTCATAA
- a CDS encoding LytTR family DNA-binding domain-containing protein, protein MSPIRCLLVDDEELALDVLEIYIDRLEGFEVAGRCTDTFEANYFLQENNVDLVFLDIQMPKINGMEWIKSQKNPPKVIFCTAFDRFAVESYEVNAVDYLLKPISFERFEKAVLKAAEIINLERDKIASDKDEFITVRSERKLYKIAVDEIIYIHSLSNYYKIVTPDKRIVVYGSLSALENKLPSSQFIRIHRSYLVAMKRIEAVSNTSVLISGKELPVGRKYKSSIETLYPQKND, encoded by the coding sequence ATGAGTCCTATACGTTGTTTATTAGTTGATGATGAAGAGCTGGCGCTCGATGTTCTTGAAATATACATCGATCGTCTGGAAGGTTTCGAGGTAGCAGGACGCTGTACTGATACTTTTGAAGCGAACTATTTTTTGCAGGAGAATAACGTTGATTTAGTTTTTCTGGATATTCAGATGCCGAAGATTAATGGTATGGAGTGGATAAAAAGTCAGAAAAATCCTCCAAAGGTAATTTTCTGTACTGCATTTGATCGTTTTGCAGTAGAAAGCTATGAAGTAAATGCTGTTGATTATCTCCTGAAACCTATTTCATTTGAACGATTTGAAAAGGCGGTTCTTAAAGCTGCAGAAATAATCAACCTTGAACGGGATAAGATAGCTTCCGATAAAGATGAGTTTATCACAGTCCGCTCTGAGCGTAAACTTTATAAGATTGCTGTTGATGAGATTATATATATCCACAGCCTTAGCAACTATTATAAAATTGTAACTCCCGACAAGAGAATTGTTGTTTATGGTAGTCTTTCTGCTTTGGAGAATAAACTGCCTTCTTCGCAGTTTATTCGTATACATCGTTCTTATCTGGTGGCAATGAAACGAATAGAAGCTGTATCAAATACCTCGGTTCTTATTTCAGGAAAGGAATTGCCTGTTGGGAGAAAGTATAAGAGTAGCATTGAGACTCTCTATCCTCAAAAGAACGATTGA
- a CDS encoding S41 family peptidase — protein MIKRFFLGVLALSAILTVSADESRLLRFPNIHGDNIVFSYAGDLYSVNKQGGTARKLTSNIGYEMFPHFSPDGKHIAFTGQYDGNTEVFVMPAEGGEPRRLTYTATLGRDDLGDRMGPNNIVMDWTRDGKSVLFRTRQNTFNDFTGQLLTVPIDGGVPTEIPLKNGGFSTYSPDGKQLAYNYVFREFRTWKRYQGGMADDIRIFDFKTKESKKITNHVRQDVFPMWNQNGDEIYFLSDRDDVMNLYVYQLSTQQTKQLTFYKDYDIKFPSIGGDQIVYEYGGYIYRFDTKSKTASKVTVEINNDHEYSRPEWKDVSAQISSYSVAPNGERVLLTARGDVFSLPGKEGITYNLTNSSDANDQNALWSPDGKQLSYVSDKDGEFRIYVRNAATGEEKIVTKDIKTYIIDYSWSPNSQKILWSDKRNTLNITDRTTGKTTLVEESRVGLIDEFNWSPDSRFITYARPEKAMNNVIVYDVTDGEKHVITDGWYNSGTPNFSSDGKYLVFQSARTFNPTYSETEWNHVYNNMCKVYILPIKSDAKIPFTPVNDMIGQTAPPKEETPKKVDKEKKGSEKNADIISYSFQDAIELPIQAGYYRNLHMVGQKVYYNRGGSTFVYDLEKKAETDLGANIVFGNGYKKALAIKEQKMQVIDVPTAAVNINEPINLGDIRKLIDYHQEWMQIYNESWRQMRDFFYAPNMHGVDWNKVYEKYKALIPYVNHRTDLTYIIGEMIGELSIGHSYSQNGEHPTPTRIQMGLLGANFTKDASGYFKVESITAGANWDKSTRSPLTMPGVNVKKGDYIIAINEHSLKDVKDPQELLIGLAGKTTELTVNAIPSEKGARTVLVTPLADVAKLNYYNWIQENTRKVNEATNGEVGYIHIPDMGVDGLNEFVKHYYPQLMKKALIIDDRGNGGGNVSPMIIERLMRVPTFFTMHAGQKEGSVNPVGTFMGPKVLLINEYSASDGDLFPYRFKYNKLGTVIGKRTWGGVVGYSGTVPVVDGGSIVTPSYAPYAADGSGFIIEGRGVEPNIEIENDPYKEYMGEDQQLSKAIEVALDKLKTEKQEIPAIPAFPDKSQRNK, from the coding sequence ATGATTAAAAGATTCTTTCTAGGCGTACTTGCTCTTTCGGCTATATTGACTGTTAGCGCAGACGAAAGCAGACTGCTGCGATTTCCCAACATTCATGGTGATAATATAGTTTTCTCCTATGCAGGAGATCTTTATTCCGTGAACAAACAGGGAGGAACAGCGCGTAAATTAACTTCGAACATCGGTTATGAGATGTTCCCACATTTCTCACCGGACGGTAAACATATTGCTTTTACCGGACAATATGATGGAAATACGGAAGTGTTTGTAATGCCTGCGGAAGGTGGAGAGCCTAGGCGACTCACATACACGGCAACTTTAGGTCGTGATGATCTTGGCGACCGAATGGGGCCCAATAACATTGTGATGGACTGGACACGCGATGGAAAGAGTGTTTTGTTCCGTACCCGTCAGAATACGTTCAATGACTTTACCGGTCAATTGCTCACTGTTCCCATTGACGGAGGCGTTCCTACAGAAATTCCTTTGAAGAACGGAGGATTCTCAACTTATTCACCGGATGGAAAACAATTGGCCTACAACTATGTGTTCCGCGAATTCCGTACTTGGAAAAGGTATCAGGGAGGAATGGCCGATGATATACGCATCTTCGATTTTAAGACCAAAGAATCAAAGAAGATCACTAACCATGTAAGACAGGACGTTTTCCCTATGTGGAACCAGAATGGAGATGAGATTTATTTCCTTTCCGACCGCGATGACGTGATGAACCTTTACGTTTATCAGCTTTCCACTCAGCAAACCAAACAGCTTACCTTTTACAAGGACTATGATATTAAGTTCCCAAGCATCGGCGGTGATCAGATTGTATACGAATATGGCGGTTATATCTACCGTTTCGATACAAAAAGTAAAACTGCAAGCAAAGTTACAGTCGAGATTAATAACGATCACGAATATTCTCGTCCGGAATGGAAGGATGTTAGTGCTCAGATTTCTTCTTACAGTGTAGCGCCTAATGGCGAACGGGTACTTCTTACAGCTCGTGGAGATGTCTTTTCTCTGCCAGGAAAAGAAGGGATCACATATAATCTCACTAACTCATCGGATGCAAATGATCAGAATGCACTTTGGTCTCCCGATGGCAAACAGCTTTCATACGTATCTGATAAAGATGGTGAATTCCGCATATACGTGCGCAATGCAGCTACCGGTGAAGAGAAAATTGTGACCAAAGATATAAAGACCTACATCATAGACTATTCATGGTCGCCTAATTCGCAGAAGATTCTTTGGAGTGATAAAAGAAATACACTCAACATTACCGATCGAACTACAGGAAAAACTACTTTAGTGGAAGAATCGAGAGTGGGACTCATTGATGAATTTAATTGGTCGCCCGACAGTCGCTTCATTACTTATGCCCGTCCGGAAAAGGCGATGAACAACGTTATTGTTTACGATGTGACAGATGGTGAGAAACACGTCATTACTGACGGATGGTACAATTCCGGTACGCCTAACTTTAGTTCGGATGGTAAATATCTTGTATTCCAGTCGGCACGTACATTCAATCCCACTTATAGCGAAACGGAATGGAACCACGTGTATAACAACATGTGTAAGGTCTACATTCTCCCAATAAAGTCGGATGCCAAGATTCCTTTTACACCTGTGAATGACATGATTGGCCAGACAGCTCCACCCAAAGAGGAAACTCCTAAGAAAGTGGATAAAGAGAAAAAAGGATCTGAAAAGAATGCTGACATTATAAGTTACAGTTTCCAGGATGCCATTGAATTACCTATTCAGGCAGGCTATTACCGTAACCTTCACATGGTAGGACAAAAGGTATATTATAACCGTGGAGGAAGTACTTTTGTTTACGATCTTGAGAAAAAAGCCGAGACTGATTTAGGTGCTAACATTGTTTTTGGTAATGGATATAAAAAAGCACTAGCCATAAAAGAGCAGAAAATGCAGGTTATTGATGTTCCAACAGCAGCCGTAAACATCAACGAGCCTATCAATCTGGGAGACATAAGGAAACTGATAGATTATCATCAGGAATGGATGCAGATCTACAACGAAAGCTGGAGACAGATGCGCGATTTCTTCTATGCACCCAATATGCACGGTGTGGATTGGAACAAGGTTTATGAGAAATACAAAGCTCTGATTCCTTATGTGAATCACCGTACCGACCTCACCTATATCATTGGTGAGATGATTGGCGAACTAAGCATTGGTCACTCATATTCACAAAATGGCGAGCACCCCACTCCTACCCGTATTCAAATGGGTCTGCTGGGAGCTAACTTCACCAAAGATGCATCTGGTTACTTCAAGGTTGAATCCATTACTGCAGGAGCCAACTGGGATAAATCAACCCGCTCTCCGCTCACCATGCCGGGAGTTAACGTGAAGAAGGGCGATTACATTATTGCTATCAACGAACATTCACTGAAAGATGTTAAGGACCCTCAGGAACTACTGATTGGATTAGCCGGAAAAACTACAGAACTTACTGTAAACGCCATTCCTTCTGAAAAGGGAGCCCGCACCGTTCTGGTAACTCCGCTGGCTGATGTAGCAAAACTGAATTATTATAACTGGATACAAGAGAACACCCGCAAGGTGAATGAAGCAACCAACGGAGAAGTGGGCTACATCCATATTCCTGATATGGGAGTTGACGGACTAAATGAGTTTGTGAAACACTACTATCCGCAACTGATGAAAAAAGCACTTATTATTGACGATCGTGGCAATGGTGGTGGTAACGTATCGCCAATGATTATTGAGAGACTGATGCGCGTTCCAACTTTCTTCACCATGCATGCCGGACAAAAAGAAGGCTCCGTAAATCCGGTTGGTACATTTATGGGCCCCAAAGTATTACTAATAAATGAATATTCAGCTTCTGACGGCGACCTATTCCCCTACCGTTTTAAATACAACAAGCTGGGAACAGTGATTGGTAAGCGCACCTGGGGAGGTGTAGTTGGTTACAGTGGCACAGTTCCCGTTGTGGATGGCGGTTCCATTGTAACTCCGTCTTATGCTCCTTATGCTGCCGACGGCAGTGGATTTATCATTGAAGGTCGAGGCGTAGAGCCAAATATTGAAATTGAAAACGATCCGTATAAGGAATATATGGGAGAAGATCAGCAGTTGAGCAAAGCAATTGAGGTTGCATTGGATAAGCTGAAAACGGAAAAGCAGGAGATTCCGGCAATTCCGGCATTCCCCGATAAGAGTCAAAGAAATAAATAA
- a CDS encoding glycoside hydrolase family 13 protein: MKKLFILLFLFITMSLHAQIEKVEPTCWWIGMKNPKLQLLVYGKDIAQNQVTIKYRGVKVLKVNKVSNPNYLFIDLIIDSKLAKAGKFNILFQRNGKTSATYQYELKNREHASASRKGFDSGDVIYEILPDRFSNGDTTNDFVKDYPDGTDRKNPDARHGGDIQGIINHLDYIASMGYTALWLTPVVENNMPSTSYHGYATTDFYKIDPRFGSNELYRKLSDECKKKNIKLIIDAVVNHSGKNWWIFKDLPSNDWINNYPNIKICNFHGTTNFDPHKAEVDAKAMSDGWFADSMPDLNQQNPFMANYLIQNTIWWIEYAGLSGVRSDTHQYPDKKFISEWSKQILNEYPNLNIVGEVWLGQTSMISYWQKNAPNLDKYNSNLPTIMDFPLFSAIPVALTESDGWGDSGMNRLYDLFSQDFLIANPMNVMIFPDNHDTSRFYTAIKENLANYKLAMALFLTTRGIPQMYAGTEFLMTGEKGTGDGVMRKDFLGGWAEDKVNAFTGEGLTDDQIDALNYMKRIQNWRKTNEAVKYGTMKHFAPENGTYVYFRIKQNKAVMVILNNNANKQELQTSRFAECLNGHHPGTEIISGKTFNFTDKIEVQGKTAMIIELN; this comes from the coding sequence ATGAAAAAACTATTTATTCTCTTATTCCTCTTTATCACAATGAGCCTTCATGCTCAGATAGAGAAAGTTGAACCCACCTGTTGGTGGATAGGGATGAAAAATCCAAAGTTGCAACTGTTGGTCTATGGCAAGGATATAGCCCAGAATCAGGTTACAATAAAATATCGGGGGGTCAAAGTTCTGAAGGTTAACAAGGTCTCGAATCCAAATTACTTGTTTATTGACCTAATTATTGATTCCAAACTAGCTAAAGCTGGTAAGTTCAACATTCTGTTCCAGAGAAATGGCAAAACATCTGCCACTTACCAATATGAACTTAAAAACCGCGAACATGCTTCCGCCAGTCGTAAAGGTTTTGATAGCGGAGATGTTATCTATGAGATTCTGCCCGATCGTTTCTCTAATGGTGATACCACAAATGATTTTGTTAAAGATTACCCTGACGGCACAGACCGTAAAAATCCGGATGCACGTCATGGAGGAGACATTCAGGGAATTATTAATCACCTCGATTATATTGCTTCCATGGGTTATACAGCTTTATGGCTTACACCGGTCGTGGAAAACAATATGCCTTCAACCTCCTATCACGGATATGCCACAACGGATTTTTATAAAATTGACCCGCGTTTTGGAAGCAATGAGCTCTATCGTAAATTGTCCGACGAATGCAAGAAAAAGAATATCAAGCTGATTATTGATGCCGTTGTAAATCATAGTGGTAAAAACTGGTGGATTTTTAAAGACCTGCCATCAAACGACTGGATAAATAACTATCCAAATATAAAAATATGCAACTTCCATGGCACCACAAACTTTGATCCTCACAAAGCAGAAGTAGATGCAAAAGCAATGTCCGACGGATGGTTCGCTGATTCAATGCCTGATTTGAACCAACAAAATCCATTTATGGCTAATTATCTTATTCAGAATACAATCTGGTGGATTGAGTATGCAGGGTTAAGCGGAGTACGAAGTGATACACATCAATATCCCGACAAGAAATTCATCAGTGAATGGAGTAAACAAATACTCAATGAATATCCCAATTTAAATATCGTTGGCGAAGTGTGGCTAGGTCAAACATCTATGATCTCGTATTGGCAGAAAAACGCCCCTAATCTTGATAAGTACAATTCCAATCTGCCTACTATCATGGACTTTCCTTTGTTCAGCGCCATACCTGTGGCCCTAACAGAAAGCGATGGTTGGGGAGACTCGGGTATGAATCGCTTGTATGATTTGTTCAGTCAGGACTTCTTAATTGCCAATCCTATGAACGTTATGATTTTCCCCGATAACCATGACACCTCACGATTCTACACCGCAATAAAGGAAAACCTTGCAAACTATAAACTGGCTATGGCTTTATTCCTCACTACTCGCGGTATCCCTCAAATGTACGCAGGAACTGAGTTTTTGATGACCGGCGAAAAAGGAACTGGCGACGGAGTAATGCGTAAAGATTTCCTTGGCGGATGGGCCGAAGATAAAGTGAATGCCTTTACCGGAGAAGGACTAACAGACGATCAGATTGACGCTCTGAACTATATGAAACGCATACAGAACTGGCGCAAAACCAATGAAGCGGTTAAGTACGGAACAATGAAACATTTTGCGCCGGAAAATGGTACCTATGTTTATTTCCGAATCAAGCAGAATAAAGCGGTAATGGTAATACTCAATAATAATGCCAATAAGCAGGAATTGCAAACCAGCCGTTTTGCAGAATGCCTGAACGGCCATCATCCAGGTACAGAAATCATCTCGGGAAAAACATTCAATTTCACTGATAAGATAGAAGTTCAGGGGAAAACAGCAATGATAATCGAATTGAATTAA
- a CDS encoding ATP-binding cassette domain-containing protein, whose amino-acid sequence MQSIIRLEGGVARNEAYRFTHPLTMNLEAGEHLAIVGPNASGKSLLVDTLLGKYPLKEGTLEYDFSPSVTNTAYDNIKYIAFRDTYGAADANYYYQQRWNAHDQDDALVVKDGLGEVSDTQLRDELFELFAIEPMLDKKLILLSSGELRKFQLTKTLLTNPRVLVMDNPFIGLDAKTRDLLHDVLQRLTSKSSLQIILVLSMFDDIPDFITHVLSIKNRTCGKKVTREEYFNEYKPSTTPVLSEEKKQGIVDLGYGDNLFDSEEVVKLNKVSIRYGDRTILKELDWSILRGQKWALSGENGAGKSTLLSLVCADNPQSYACDISLFGRKRGSGESIWEIKKHIGYVSPEMHRAYLKNLPTIDIVASGLHDSIGLYKKPRPEQMSICEWWMDVFGILDLKDRPFLQISSGEQRLVLLARAFVKDPELLILDEPLHGLDTFNRRRVKAIVEAFSERKDKTIIYVTHYENELPKTIDQRITLIRNK is encoded by the coding sequence ATGCAATCAATTATTCGTTTGGAAGGGGGAGTTGCCCGTAATGAAGCGTATCGTTTTACTCACCCTTTGACTATGAATCTGGAAGCTGGGGAACACTTGGCAATCGTTGGTCCCAACGCAAGTGGGAAGAGTTTACTGGTAGATACTTTGTTGGGTAAATATCCATTGAAAGAGGGTACTCTGGAATACGATTTCTCTCCATCCGTTACAAATACAGCTTATGATAATATAAAATACATTGCTTTCCGTGATACGTACGGTGCTGCCGATGCCAATTACTATTACCAGCAAAGGTGGAATGCGCACGATCAGGATGATGCTCTGGTGGTAAAAGATGGTTTAGGAGAAGTCTCCGATACTCAGCTGCGTGATGAGCTTTTTGAACTCTTTGCCATTGAACCAATGTTGGATAAGAAACTGATTCTTCTTTCCAGTGGAGAACTTCGTAAATTTCAGTTAACGAAAACATTGCTAACTAATCCACGTGTTCTGGTGATGGACAATCCGTTTATCGGATTGGATGCCAAGACTCGTGATTTATTACATGATGTGTTGCAAAGACTCACTTCAAAATCTTCGCTTCAAATTATTCTTGTACTCTCTATGTTCGATGATATTCCCGATTTTATTACTCATGTATTGTCAATTAAAAATCGCACTTGTGGAAAGAAGGTTACTCGTGAAGAGTATTTTAATGAGTATAAACCCAGCACAACTCCTGTACTGTCTGAGGAAAAGAAGCAAGGCATTGTTGATCTGGGATACGGTGATAATCTTTTCGATTCGGAAGAGGTGGTTAAACTTAATAAAGTATCTATCCGCTATGGTGACCGTACCATTCTGAAAGAACTGGATTGGAGCATTCTTCGCGGACAAAAGTGGGCTCTATCTGGTGAGAATGGAGCGGGAAAGTCTACCTTGCTTAGTTTGGTCTGTGCAGATAATCCGCAGTCCTATGCTTGTGATATCAGTCTTTTCGGTAGGAAACGCGGGTCGGGTGAAAGTATCTGGGAGATAAAGAAGCATATTGGCTACGTCTCTCCTGAGATGCACCGTGCTTATCTTAAAAATCTGCCGACGATAGATATTGTTGCTTCCGGATTGCACGATTCAATTGGACTTTATAAGAAACCACGACCCGAGCAGATGTCAATCTGTGAATGGTGGATGGATGTATTTGGTATTCTTGATCTGAAAGATCGTCCGTTTCTGCAAATATCATCCGGTGAACAACGTTTAGTTCTTCTGGCCCGCGCTTTTGTGAAGGATCCGGAACTTCTTATTCTGGATGAACCACTTCACGGTCTGGACACTTTTAATCGTAGAAGGGTAAAGGCCATTGTTGAGGCTTTTAGTGAAAGGAAAGATAAAACAATTATATATGTAACTCACTATGAAAATGAGTTGCCGAAAACAATTGACCAACGAATTACACTTATTAGAAATAAGTAG